From Halotia branconii CENA392, the proteins below share one genomic window:
- a CDS encoding S-layer homology domain-containing protein, producing MTNRPPDDPQSSQTNALGFDEFIGILVAFSAIGGILFWSLSREDASWNFKRIIPLVLNPSANVQPTPVSPSPTPTLTPTPNSNLNTKRSPLDTDITAPNPTPAPTDEVIPPFVFPPINIDPAIKSTPRQRLLPLSTDFESSIKSSPLPLVSPARNKSIIPPPIAFNDVPTDFWASRFIDVLSSRGMIKGFPDYSFRPNQPVNRAEFAAILQRTFNKESSNSTLSFKDVSKTSWAIPAINEAISTGFLKGYPNNIFKPEQKIPRVQVLVALVSGLNLQEPAAPDQVLSIYKDAQDIPQYAIGKIAAATANGLVINYPDSQTLAPNKEATRAEVAAMVYQALAQSSKVEQISSPYLVRSSQ from the coding sequence ATGACAAATAGACCTCCTGACGATCCACAGTCATCCCAAACAAATGCCCTTGGCTTTGATGAATTTATCGGCATTTTGGTTGCCTTTAGCGCCATTGGAGGGATTTTATTTTGGTCACTTTCCCGTGAAGATGCTAGCTGGAACTTCAAACGAATCATCCCACTTGTCTTAAATCCTTCTGCTAACGTTCAACCCACTCCTGTATCGCCATCCCCCACCCCGACGTTAACACCAACCCCAAATTCTAATTTAAACACCAAGCGATCGCCTTTAGATACAGATATCACTGCACCAAATCCTACCCCAGCCCCAACTGATGAGGTAATTCCTCCTTTTGTATTTCCACCTATTAATATAGATCCTGCTATCAAATCAACACCGAGGCAAAGGCTTCTGCCTCTATCAACAGACTTTGAATCGTCCATCAAATCATCACCTCTGCCTTTAGTTTCTCCTGCCAGAAACAAGTCAATTATTCCCCCACCCATCGCATTTAATGATGTGCCTACGGACTTTTGGGCAAGTCGTTTTATTGATGTTCTATCTTCCCGTGGGATGATCAAAGGTTTTCCAGATTATTCTTTTCGACCAAATCAGCCTGTTAATCGGGCCGAATTTGCTGCCATACTCCAACGAACCTTTAACAAAGAAAGTAGCAATTCTACCTTATCTTTCAAAGATGTATCAAAAACATCTTGGGCGATACCAGCAATTAACGAAGCTATTAGCACTGGATTCTTAAAAGGCTACCCTAATAACATCTTTAAACCAGAACAAAAGATTCCGCGCGTGCAAGTGTTAGTCGCTCTTGTCAGCGGGTTAAATCTTCAAGAACCAGCTGCTCCAGATCAAGTTTTAAGTATCTACAAAGATGCTCAAGATATCCCTCAATACGCTATCGGTAAAATCGCAGCAGCTACAGCCAATGGTCTTGTGATTAACTATCCCGATTCCCAAACTTTAGCTCCCAATAAAGAAGCTACCCGTGCAGAGGTAGCAGCAATGGTTTATCAAGCTTTAGCGCAAAGTAGCAAAGTAGAGCAAATCTCATCTCCATATCTTGTGCGATCTTCCCAATAA